One stretch of Pedobacter riviphilus DNA includes these proteins:
- a CDS encoding RrF2 family transcriptional regulator, producing the protein MLSKKTKYAIKALVALGKNLDKPPMQISKIAEEEHIPKKFLEQILLDLRNAGFLYSKKGAGGGYSLNKKPEEILLVHVMRVTDGPIAMVPCASLNFYHKCDECVDEKTCGIRSAFIDVRDATLKVLTETSIADVIGREDNLKIGIVNL; encoded by the coding sequence ATGCTGTCCAAAAAAACAAAGTATGCCATAAAAGCGCTTGTTGCGCTTGGTAAAAATTTAGATAAACCACCAATGCAAATTTCTAAAATTGCAGAGGAGGAGCATATCCCTAAAAAATTCTTGGAGCAAATTCTGCTAGATCTGCGTAACGCTGGCTTTTTATACAGTAAAAAAGGTGCAGGGGGTGGCTACAGCCTAAACAAGAAGCCTGAAGAGATTTTATTGGTACACGTAATGCGTGTAACGGATGGGCCTATTGCCATGGTTCCCTGTGCAAGTTTAAATTTCTATCACAAATGTGATGAGTGTGTAGATGAGAAAACCTGCGGAATTAGAAGTGCCTTTATCGATGTTCGAGATGCTACGCTTAAGGTTTTAACCGAAACCAGCATTGCTGATGTAATTGGTAGAGAGGATAATCTGAAAATCGGTATCGTTAATTTATAA
- a CDS encoding TonB-dependent receptor — MKNLYLMAILVCGFILTGKAQTVIGKVIGETAPLAGANIKVEGKNTSATTAADGSFELKLTEGSYKLQVSYVGYTTILQKVSLAKDQNVNLTISLSPTSNMQEVVVVSSRKPTKISEIPGTVWVVDGAKIQEQARAGIPLKQTLAQLIPSLDAGPEGRTNYGQNQRGRDALVMIDGVSLNSTRGVSRQFESIDPFNIERIEVLSGASAVYGGGATGGIINIITKKGQDSQPSFTTQVGVRSGLKEKSDHDVRVAQAISGGSKDWNGRIGMAFQKNNAAYGADGKQIFTDITQTDLQYNQSFDFFGSTEFKLTDYQKLSVNAQYYNSGYRGDKDLFLGANYGGLLSNPALLEMRNGYSSDVDPKTSRANINANYQASEILGGQTLYVQAAARSEQFSFHPFPGTAAIPGVLYSGSSIQNTNYSALKLVLNKDWNRLNLTYGIDADNENFNAQQALFDRTKAATSGGLNNTTVATITRYPNFRVNGLSGFLQAQVKIANFLTLSGGVRQQRMFVKVGDFVGTTAAVPLAYGVGKTATAIAGGENHYDVNLLNGGLVIKINTAQQAWVNFSQGFNLADPAKYYGQGAYTLAGTNWNLGNSINVASSPLTGIKTEQYEAGYRYRTGVFNAQVAGFYALSDKNVKTNSTFNIEVFDEKVRNIGVEGSLSLNLKNGFEAGANGLYIKTQKQNADGTWSLQDVTVASPSKIAGYLGYNGKVFGIKAQAFHSFDSKGYATIGNAVVQNELKGFTTVDLLGSVKLFTGSLSFGVQNLLNKNYQTIWSQRSQFLYQSLAKKETFYYAGRGRTYNLTYTLNY, encoded by the coding sequence ATGAAGAATCTATACTTAATGGCAATCCTTGTCTGTGGATTTATTTTAACAGGCAAAGCTCAAACCGTTATCGGAAAGGTAATTGGAGAAACCGCACCGCTTGCGGGGGCAAATATTAAAGTTGAAGGCAAAAATACTTCAGCTACAACAGCTGCCGATGGTAGCTTTGAATTAAAGTTAACTGAAGGTTCTTACAAATTACAGGTGAGTTATGTAGGGTATACTACCATACTGCAAAAAGTGAGCCTGGCTAAAGATCAGAACGTTAATTTAACCATTAGCCTGAGTCCAACTTCCAACATGCAGGAAGTTGTGGTGGTTTCATCACGTAAACCAACTAAAATCAGTGAAATACCAGGTACAGTTTGGGTAGTAGATGGCGCAAAAATACAGGAGCAGGCCAGGGCAGGAATCCCACTTAAACAAACCTTAGCACAATTAATTCCGAGTTTAGATGCCGGGCCGGAAGGACGTACCAACTACGGACAGAACCAGCGTGGCCGAGATGCATTGGTAATGATTGATGGTGTATCGTTAAACAGTACCCGTGGTGTGAGCCGTCAGTTCGAATCGATAGATCCTTTCAACATCGAACGTATCGAGGTTTTATCTGGTGCAAGTGCGGTTTATGGCGGTGGCGCAACAGGTGGTATCATCAATATCATTACTAAAAAAGGACAGGATAGTCAACCAAGTTTCACTACACAAGTTGGTGTGCGTAGCGGTTTAAAAGAAAAAAGTGACCATGATGTACGCGTGGCACAGGCTATTTCTGGTGGGAGCAAAGATTGGAACGGACGCATCGGCATGGCTTTTCAAAAAAACAATGCAGCTTATGGCGCAGATGGAAAACAGATCTTTACCGATATTACACAAACCGATTTACAGTATAACCAATCATTCGATTTTTTCGGAAGTACCGAATTTAAATTGACTGATTATCAAAAGCTATCGGTGAATGCCCAATATTATAACTCAGGTTACCGTGGCGACAAAGATCTTTTCTTGGGCGCAAATTATGGTGGATTATTATCAAATCCAGCGCTTTTAGAAATGAGAAATGGCTACTCATCAGATGTTGATCCCAAAACAAGCAGGGCCAATATCAATGCCAACTATCAGGCAAGTGAGATTTTAGGCGGACAAACACTTTATGTACAGGCTGCAGCAAGGAGCGAACAATTTAGCTTTCACCCCTTTCCTGGGACAGCGGCAATACCTGGTGTACTTTACAGTGGATCGTCAATCCAAAATACAAATTACAGTGCTTTAAAACTGGTTTTGAATAAAGATTGGAACAGATTAAATCTTACCTATGGTATTGATGCCGATAACGAAAATTTTAATGCACAACAAGCCTTGTTTGATAGGACAAAAGCTGCAACATCTGGCGGTTTAAACAATACTACAGTAGCCACTATTACCCGTTATCCCAACTTTAGGGTAAATGGTCTATCAGGCTTTTTACAGGCTCAGGTTAAAATAGCCAATTTTCTAACTTTATCAGGAGGTGTACGTCAACAGCGTATGTTTGTTAAAGTTGGCGATTTTGTAGGCACTACCGCTGCCGTGCCTTTGGCTTATGGCGTGGGTAAAACCGCTACTGCTATTGCAGGTGGAGAAAACCATTACGATGTAAATTTATTAAATGGTGGTTTAGTAATTAAAATCAACACAGCTCAACAAGCTTGGGTTAATTTTTCGCAAGGATTTAACTTGGCAGATCCGGCAAAATATTACGGACAAGGTGCTTATACATTGGCGGGCACCAACTGGAATTTGGGTAACTCTATCAATGTTGCAAGTTCTCCTTTAACAGGTATCAAAACAGAACAGTACGAAGCTGGTTACCGTTACCGCACCGGTGTATTTAACGCACAGGTAGCTGGCTTCTATGCCCTATCAGATAAAAATGTAAAAACCAATAGCACATTTAATATTGAAGTTTTTGATGAAAAAGTTAGAAATATTGGTGTTGAAGGTTCATTATCGTTGAACCTGAAAAATGGCTTCGAAGCTGGAGCGAACGGTTTATACATTAAAACACAGAAACAAAATGCGGATGGCACATGGTCATTACAGGATGTAACTGTTGCAAGTCCATCAAAAATTGCGGGTTATTTAGGGTATAACGGAAAAGTTTTTGGAATAAAAGCACAGGCTTTCCACTCATTTGATTCGAAAGGTTATGCTACAATCGGAAATGCGGTTGTACAAAACGAGTTAAAGGGTTTCACTACCGTTGATTTATTAGGTTCAGTGAAATTATTTACCGGAAGTTTATCATTTGGTGTACAAAATCTGTTGAACAAAAACTACCAGACGATCTGGAGTCAACGTTCGCAGTTTTTATACCAATCGTTAGCTAAAAAAGAGACCTTTTATTATGCAGGCCGCGGCCGTACGTATAATTTAACGTATACGCTTAATTACTAG
- a CDS encoding metallophosphoesterase, producing MKRKLNLLPLIIVAIIFFALNAYVLSGLGTINQSTWLSPIFWVFIVGLTFALLYAVQQMRIQGMNRFFQIISHAFLIVFSAELVFAFFLFLGDIYRLLIGLSTNFQPEGFHILGRSNYWVDFAFVMFCLTIALFAYGITQGKYAYRVIKHTLYFDDLPASFDGFTLTQISDVHAGSFTNPKEVQKGIDLINAQKSDLFVFTGDLVNNVSSEIVPYIGHFSQIKAPFGQFSVLGNHDYGDYIKWPTEADKIQNLNQLKAYHKELGFKLLLDEHVELHKNGEKIILAGIENWGIGFGERGDLNKALQNTNVDDFKILLSHDPSHWDAQVKNYPSKIQLSLAGHTHGMQFGIEAFGIKWSPVKYRYKHWAGIKTENGRYLNVNRGFGFLGFSGRIGIWPEITVIELKRK from the coding sequence ATGAAAAGAAAACTCAATCTATTGCCGCTCATCATAGTTGCAATTATATTTTTTGCCCTTAACGCTTACGTTTTGTCTGGACTGGGCACCATCAATCAATCTACCTGGCTCAGTCCTATTTTCTGGGTTTTTATTGTAGGGCTAACTTTTGCTTTACTCTACGCCGTACAGCAAATGCGAATCCAGGGAATGAACAGGTTTTTCCAGATCATCAGTCATGCTTTTTTAATTGTTTTTAGCGCAGAGCTCGTATTCGCTTTTTTCCTCTTTCTCGGCGATATTTACCGCTTATTAATAGGTTTGTCTACTAATTTTCAGCCGGAAGGTTTTCACATTTTAGGTCGTAGCAATTACTGGGTTGATTTTGCATTTGTAATGTTCTGTTTAACCATCGCTTTATTTGCTTATGGCATTACGCAAGGGAAATATGCTTACCGTGTAATTAAACACACTTTATATTTTGATGATCTGCCTGCCAGTTTTGATGGTTTTACCTTGACACAGATATCTGATGTACACGCTGGAAGTTTTACCAACCCTAAAGAAGTACAAAAAGGAATTGACCTGATTAACGCGCAAAAAAGCGATCTGTTTGTTTTTACAGGAGACCTGGTAAATAATGTTTCCTCAGAAATTGTGCCTTACATTGGTCATTTTTCACAGATTAAAGCACCGTTTGGACAATTTTCAGTTTTGGGCAACCACGATTATGGCGATTACATCAAATGGCCTACAGAAGCAGATAAAATCCAGAATTTAAATCAGTTAAAAGCTTACCATAAAGAACTTGGTTTTAAGCTTTTATTGGATGAACATGTTGAATTGCATAAAAATGGCGAGAAAATCATACTGGCCGGAATAGAAAACTGGGGAATTGGTTTTGGAGAACGTGGAGACTTAAACAAAGCCTTGCAAAACACTAATGTTGATGATTTTAAAATCCTGTTATCGCACGATCCTTCGCATTGGGATGCACAGGTAAAAAATTATCCTTCAAAAATTCAACTTTCATTGGCTGGACATACACACGGTATGCAGTTTGGCATCGAAGCTTTTGGAATTAAATGGAGCCCGGTAAAATACCGTTACAAACATTGGGCGGGTATTAAAACCGAAAATGGAAGATATCTGAATGTAAACAGAGGCTTCGGTTTCCTTGGCTTTTCGGGCCGGATTGGTATCTGGCCGGAAATTACGGTGATTGAGTTGAAGCGGAAGTAA